One Punica granatum isolate Tunisia-2019 chromosome 3, ASM765513v2, whole genome shotgun sequence genomic window carries:
- the LOC116200424 gene encoding BURP domain-containing protein 3-like codes for MNLLWAILAGHSSKGMELAGQHNESAREPPSRQLMSRYGQQVAAKEHGEAQGSLSTIDKKIVMSDRKMKVYSAAGTRVSDDEGWSLFFAEDDLHPGKTMSMRFIKSTNPVSFLPQKEAAFMPFSSRRLSEIFRLYSGKSGSAEAQKISYTIERCLGPSLVSTEDTSCVMSLESMVDFATTRLGNNLQVFNTEVKEQAVGKQDYTIQSRIKKVEGDRLAVCHKLHYPYAVFTCHSFKSTDSYPIVVPVKGPDGTTTEAIAVCHENTSEQNPEPLKMLNIKPGIVPLCHFLARDSIVYAPRA; via the exons ATGAACTTGTTGTGGGCTATCCTAGCAGGCCACAGCAGCAAGGGGATGGAGCTAGCGGGGCAGCACAATGAATCAGCTCGGGAACCTCCATCAAGACAGCTCATGAGCAGATACGGGCAGCAAGTTGCAGCCAAGGAGCACGGAGAGGCCCAGGGAA GTCTGAGCACCATTGACAAGAAAATTGTGATGTCAGACCGCAAGATGAAGGTTTACTCGGCGGCAGGTACAAGGGTCAGTGATGATGAAGGTTGGTCTCTCTTCTTTGCGGAGGACGACCTGCATCCTGGGAAGACGATGAGTATGCGCTTCATCAAGAGCACAAACCCCGTGAGCTTTTTGCCGCAAAAGGAGGCCGCATTCATGCCATTCTCATCGAGGAGGTTGTCTGAAATCTTCCGCCTGTATTCAGGGAAGTCCGGGTCAGCAGAAGCTCAGAAGATCAGTTATACCATTGAGAGATGCCTGGGACCCAGCCTCGTCAGCACAGAGGATACAAGCTGTGTGATGTCACTCGAGTCCATGGTTGACTTCGCCACGACTAGGCTCGGGAATAACCTCCAGGTCTTCAACACGGAAGTGAAGGAGCAGGCCGTGGGGAAGCAGGACTATACCATCCAGTCTAGAATCAAGAAGGTAGAGGGCGACAGGTTGGCTGTGTGCCACAAGCTTCACTATCCCTACGCGGTCTTTACGTGCCACTCGTTCAAGAGCACGGACTCTTACCCCATCGTGGTTCCTGTCAAGGGTCCGGATGGGACGACAACCGAGGCAATAGCAGTCTGCCACGAAAATACCTCAGAGCAAAACCCAGAACCTCTCAAGATGTTGAACATTAAACCTGGGATTGTCCCCTTGTGCCATTTTCTGGCTCGGGACTCCATTGTGTACGCCCCCAGAGCCTAA
- the LOC116200425 gene encoding probable pterin-4-alpha-carbinolamine dehydratase, chloroplastic, whose protein sequence is MGKALVFLGLLAVGLLGLVGVSGFPAEDLVARLPGQPEVGFRSSSFAFAIENVVGWRLIDEDGGLKLQCLWKLRDFKCGVELINRIYKVVEPTGHFPSLHLEQPNQVRAELWTESIGGLSMNDFIVAAKIDLIKTSDLVPKKRIWA, encoded by the exons ATGGGTAAAGCTTTGGTCTTTTTGGGTTTATTAGCGGTTGGGCTGTTGGGGTTGGTCGGGGTCAGCGGGTTCCCAGCCGAGGACTTGGTGGCGAGGTTGCCCGGTCAGCCCGAGGTCGGGTTCAGATCCTCTAGCTTTGCTTTTGCAATTGAGAAT GTCGTGGGCTGGAGGCTCATAGACGAAGATGGTGGACTTAAGCTGCAGTGCTTGTGGAAGCTGAGAGACTTCAAGTGCGGGGTTGAACTCATCAACAGGATATACAAGGTTGTGGAACCAACGGGTCACTTCCCAAGTCTACATTTGGAGCAGCCAAACCAAGTTAGAGCTGAGCTATGGACTGAATCAATCG GAGGGCTGAGCATGAATGACTTCATTGTGGCGGCCAAGATAGATCTCATCAAAACATCAGATCTTGTCCCGAAGAAGAGAATATGggcataa